Proteins from one Calditrichota bacterium genomic window:
- a CDS encoding DUF4037 domain-containing protein — protein sequence MPQNSNHLKLAEEILFYFKKLDFVEAVILGGSLTGKIIDHHSDIDLYVYSDQRVPPEFRKDVVQNLGASEANIGLTFWDDGDEWFHKKSGIEIDMIYWDKKWIEDQLENLLIKHKASIGYSTCFWHTILNSKILFDRSGWFSQLQSKSKIPFPQHLKEAIITKNYPLLRNIIPSYYNQINKAIDRNDIVSINHRIAAFFASYFDIIFALNEIPHPGEKKILPFVQNNCLKIPHSMSENIRDILNNSGDLLPNLDELINNLNALLKQEGFSPEEFSWKNL from the coding sequence ATGCCTCAGAATTCAAATCATCTTAAACTGGCAGAAGAGATATTGTTTTATTTTAAAAAATTAGATTTTGTTGAAGCTGTTATTTTGGGCGGTTCGTTAACAGGCAAAATTATTGATCATCATTCGGATATTGATCTATATGTTTATTCAGATCAACGAGTACCACCGGAATTTCGAAAAGATGTTGTTCAGAACCTTGGGGCAAGCGAAGCAAATATTGGGCTTACCTTTTGGGATGATGGGGATGAATGGTTCCATAAAAAAAGCGGTATTGAAATTGATATGATTTACTGGGATAAAAAATGGATTGAAGATCAATTGGAAAATTTGCTCATAAAGCATAAAGCCTCGATCGGATACTCCACCTGTTTCTGGCATACAATCTTAAATTCCAAAATCCTATTCGACCGATCCGGCTGGTTTTCCCAATTACAATCAAAATCTAAAATCCCATTTCCTCAACATTTAAAAGAAGCAATCATTACAAAAAACTATCCCTTATTAAGAAATATAATCCCGTCCTATTATAACCAGATTAATAAGGCAATTGACCGCAATGACATTGTAAGTATCAATCACAGGATTGCGGCTTTTTTTGCCAGCTATTTTGATATTATTTTTGCATTAAACGAAATCCCGCATCCCGGAGAAAAAAAGATTCTTCCATTTGTACAAAACAATTGTTTAAAGATACCGCATTCAATGAGTGAAAATATTAGAGATATCCTTAACAATTCAGGAGATTTGTTGCCAAATCTAGACGAACTTATAAATAACCTAAACGCACTATTAAAACAGGAAGGGTTTAGTCCTGAAGAATTTAGCTGGAAAAATCTATAA